The following are from one region of the Mangifera indica cultivar Alphonso chromosome 14, CATAS_Mindica_2.1, whole genome shotgun sequence genome:
- the LOC123195744 gene encoding probable disease resistance protein At4g27220 isoform X1 gives MFEFYQQVAFRFAKHNETNYVQDNEMVREIRWEDATRISMIGDSCLPSLPDEPNSKRILTLLLQEVSCLVKFPGSFFVHMSALQLLDLYKTKIETLPSSISSLKNLKAMFLKNCDQLTELRTEVGDLHSLEILDICHTGIYHLPPVIGNLTALKCLRVSFKKIIWNQNHVNGGLSDMISSNVIASLHSLEELGIVVDPTDGRWCQNVGNIVAEIAVLKELTTLCFYFPTMKCFETFISTSILWNGNNPWKGDRLRSVNIIVGHQQGNSFTKFDVSEWSAEKWLTFSAGETFPDAILKILKQACSFELIGHKAANLSEFSADYLQGLEVCMIEDCPEMTSIIDGRCTTGAAFQHLNKLHIDSLPKLEQIWKGSIVSESLVMLTHLTLKGCHNLKVVFSKEMVKLLNRLQFIQIEDCHVMKEIIKDGSTVEPCSFPKLKSLELINLPLLSKICNDATLTWNSLEVLKIESCALIEEITKDEGTVDSGAFPKLKNFELVNLPKLSRICKNVSLKWDSLETLRIDSCMALKTFPATFQRAEKLIAIYCSQNLWNQVDWLDVTDVTKMQFQKLYKHI, from the exons atgtttgagttttatcaACAAGTGGCATTTAGATTTGCCAAGCACAATGAGACCAATTATGTTCAAGACAATGAAATGGTCAGAGAAATAAGATGGGAGGATGCAACTAGGATCTCAATGATTGGCGATTCATGTCTCCCTTCATTGCCTGATGAGCCCAATTCTAAAAGAATCTTAACATTGTTACTCCAAGAAGTTAGTTGCTTGGTGAAATTTCCAGGATCATTCTTTGTGCATATGTCTGCCCTACAACTTCTTGACTTGTATAAAACGAAGATTGAAACTCTTCCATCATCAATCTCcagtttgaaaaatcttaaagcAATGTTCCTTAAGAATTGTGATCAATTAACAGAGCTCCGCACTGAGGTAGGAGATCTTCATAGTCTCGAAATTCTTGACATATGTCATACTGGAATTTATCATTTGCCTCCAGTAATAGGAAATTTGACTGCTCTCAAGTGTTTAAgagtttcatttaaaaaaattatttggaacCAAAACCATGTTAATGGTGGCCTGAGTGATATGATTTCTTCTAATGTAATTGCAAGCCTTCATTCATTGGAAGAGTTGGGCATTGTGGTGGATCCAACCGATGGAAGGTGGTGTCAAAATGTAGGAAATATTGTTGCTGAAATTGCTGTTCTTAAAGAGTTGACTACTCTTTGTTTTTACTTTCCAACCATGAAATGCTTCGAGACTTTTATTAGTACCAGCATATTATGGAATGGAAACAATCCGTGGAAAGGTGACAGACTCAGATCAGTCAACATTATTGTTGGTCATCAACAAGGAAATTCTTTTACCAAATTTGATGTATCCGAATGGTCAGCTGAAAAGTGGTTGACATTTTCTGCAG GTGAAACTTTTCCTGATGCAATCTTAAAGATATTGAAACAAGCATGTTCTTTTGAGTTGATTGGTCATAAAGCTGCCAACTTATCTGAGTTTAGTGCTGATTATCTACAAGGGCTCGAAGTCTGTATGATTGAAGATTGTCCTGAAATGACAAGCATTATTGATGGTAGATGTACTACTGGTGCTGCGTTTCAACACTTGAATAAGTTACACATTGACAGTCTTCCAAAATTGGAGCAAATTTGGAAAGGCTCAATAGTTTCAGAGAGTCTTGTCATGCTTacacatttaacattaaaaggATGCCACAATCTGAAAGTTGTATTCTCAAAGGAGATGGTTAAGCTACTTAATCGgttacaatttattcaaattgaagaCTGCCACGTCATGAAAGAAATTATCAAGGATGGAAGTACAGTTGAACCCTGTTCCTTTCCTAAGTTGAAGAGTTTGGAACTCATCAATCTTCCCTTACTGTCTAAGATTTGCAATGATGCAACACTGACCTGGAATTCTTTGGAAGTGTTGAAGATTGAGAGCTGTGCACTGATTGAAGAAATTACCAAGGATGAAGGTACAGTTGATTCTGGGGCCTTTCCTAAATTGAAGAATTTTGAACTCGTTAATCTTCCAAAATTGTCAAGGATTTGCAAAAATGTGTCATTGAAATGGGATTCATTGGAGACATTGAGGATTGATTCATGTATGGCACTAAAAACTTTCCCAGCTACTTTCCAAAGGGCTGAGAAATTGATAGCAATCTATTGCTCTCAAAATCTGTGGAATCAGGTGGATTGGCTAGATGTTACGGATGTTACAAAAATGCAATTTCAGAAGCTCTATAAACACATATGA
- the LOC123195744 gene encoding probable disease resistance protein At4g27220 isoform X2: MFEFYQQVAFRFAKHNETNYVQDNEMVREIRWEDATRISMIGDSCLPSLPDEPNSKRILTLLLQEVSCLVKFPGSFFVHMSALQLLDLYKTKIETLPSSISSLKNLKAMFLKNCDQLTELRTEVGDLHSLEILDICHTGIYHLPPVIGNLTALKCLRVSFKKIIWNQNHVNGGLSDMISSNVIASLHSLEELGIVVDPTDGRWCQNVGNIVAEIAVLKELTTLCFYFPTMKCFETFISTSILWNGNNPWKGDRLRSVNIIVGHQQGNSFTKFDVSEWSAEKWLTFSAGETFPDAILKILKQACSFELIGHKAANLSEFSADYLQGLEVCMIEDCPEMTSIIDGRCTTGAAFQHLNKLHIDSLPKLEQIWKGSIVSESLVMLTHLTLKGCHNLKVVFSKEMVKLLNRLQFIQIEDCHVMKEIIKDGSTVEPCSFPKLKNFELVNLPKLSRICKNVSLKWDSLETLRIDSCMALKTFPATFQRAEKLIAIYCSQNLWNQVDWLDVTDVTKMQFQKLYKHI; encoded by the exons atgtttgagttttatcaACAAGTGGCATTTAGATTTGCCAAGCACAATGAGACCAATTATGTTCAAGACAATGAAATGGTCAGAGAAATAAGATGGGAGGATGCAACTAGGATCTCAATGATTGGCGATTCATGTCTCCCTTCATTGCCTGATGAGCCCAATTCTAAAAGAATCTTAACATTGTTACTCCAAGAAGTTAGTTGCTTGGTGAAATTTCCAGGATCATTCTTTGTGCATATGTCTGCCCTACAACTTCTTGACTTGTATAAAACGAAGATTGAAACTCTTCCATCATCAATCTCcagtttgaaaaatcttaaagcAATGTTCCTTAAGAATTGTGATCAATTAACAGAGCTCCGCACTGAGGTAGGAGATCTTCATAGTCTCGAAATTCTTGACATATGTCATACTGGAATTTATCATTTGCCTCCAGTAATAGGAAATTTGACTGCTCTCAAGTGTTTAAgagtttcatttaaaaaaattatttggaacCAAAACCATGTTAATGGTGGCCTGAGTGATATGATTTCTTCTAATGTAATTGCAAGCCTTCATTCATTGGAAGAGTTGGGCATTGTGGTGGATCCAACCGATGGAAGGTGGTGTCAAAATGTAGGAAATATTGTTGCTGAAATTGCTGTTCTTAAAGAGTTGACTACTCTTTGTTTTTACTTTCCAACCATGAAATGCTTCGAGACTTTTATTAGTACCAGCATATTATGGAATGGAAACAATCCGTGGAAAGGTGACAGACTCAGATCAGTCAACATTATTGTTGGTCATCAACAAGGAAATTCTTTTACCAAATTTGATGTATCCGAATGGTCAGCTGAAAAGTGGTTGACATTTTCTGCAG GTGAAACTTTTCCTGATGCAATCTTAAAGATATTGAAACAAGCATGTTCTTTTGAGTTGATTGGTCATAAAGCTGCCAACTTATCTGAGTTTAGTGCTGATTATCTACAAGGGCTCGAAGTCTGTATGATTGAAGATTGTCCTGAAATGACAAGCATTATTGATGGTAGATGTACTACTGGTGCTGCGTTTCAACACTTGAATAAGTTACACATTGACAGTCTTCCAAAATTGGAGCAAATTTGGAAAGGCTCAATAGTTTCAGAGAGTCTTGTCATGCTTacacatttaacattaaaaggATGCCACAATCTGAAAGTTGTATTCTCAAAGGAGATGGTTAAGCTACTTAATCGgttacaatttattcaaattgaagaCTGCCACGTCATGAAAGAAATTATCAAGGATGGAAGTACAGTTGAACCCTGTTCCTTTCCTAA ATTGAAGAATTTTGAACTCGTTAATCTTCCAAAATTGTCAAGGATTTGCAAAAATGTGTCATTGAAATGGGATTCATTGGAGACATTGAGGATTGATTCATGTATGGCACTAAAAACTTTCCCAGCTACTTTCCAAAGGGCTGAGAAATTGATAGCAATCTATTGCTCTCAAAATCTGTGGAATCAGGTGGATTGGCTAGATGTTACGGATGTTACAAAAATGCAATTTCAGAAGCTCTATAAACACATATGA